In Vicia villosa cultivar HV-30 ecotype Madison, WI unplaced genomic scaffold, Vvil1.0 ctg.000041F_1_1_1, whole genome shotgun sequence, the following are encoded in one genomic region:
- the LOC131622735 gene encoding RNA pseudouridine synthase 5-like: MTSPKKFGIPWPEFNDGLSYHDVVRPSDTGLTLIEFYSNKYKSSAPLQGWLQRIKNDQISVDEGVVTDPNTLLRVGSKLVYHRLPWKEPDAPHSIEVLYEDDDIIALNKPSGLQVLPGGLFQQRTVLTQLQWETNNRSSSEEHQNPQPVPVHRLGRGTSGILLCAKTKLARANLASYFADGTSRLGGKRDTNQELGKIAKIYRALVSGIIDNDTVTINQPIGIVKYPGVAKGLYVASQSGKPALSVVDILERNVKENSTLVQVKIQSGRPHQIRIHLSFIGHPLLGDPLYTVGGQPKCLDFDLVDESFAKDGGYTRPAKPVPGDCGYSLHAHKLFLSHPITNELIEINAPLPFILQTHEETPIVQQTTALDC, encoded by the exons ATGACGAGCCCAAAGAAATTCGGAATTCCTTGGCCGGAATTCAACGACGGTCTTTCCTATCACGACGTCGTTCGACCCTCCGATACCG GTTTAACACTAATTGAATTTTACTCCAACAAATACAAAAGTTCAGCTCCATTACAAGG TTGGTTGCAGCGTATAAAAAATGACCAG ATTTCAGTTGATGAAGGAGTTGTTACTGATCCAAACACACTACTCag AGTTGGCTCAAAGCTAGTCTATCATAGACTGCCGTGGAAGGAACCCGATGCACCGCATAGCATAGAAGTCTTGTATGAAGATGATGACATT ATAGCTCTAAATAAGCCTTCTGGCCTGCAAGTTCTGCCGGGAGGTCTCTTCCAGCAAAGAACAGTTTTAACACAGCTTCAGTGGGAAACCAACAATAGAAGTTCCTCTGAAGAACACCAAAATCCTCAGCCTGTTCCAGTGCATCGTCTAGGGAGGGGAACTTCAG GAATTTTATTATGTGCGAAGACAAAACTGGCCAGAGCTAATCTTGCATCTTATTTTGCTGATGGAACATCTCGCTTAGGAGGAAAAAG GGATACAAACCAGGAGCTGGGAAAGATTGCAAAGATATACCGAGCACTTGTGAGTGGGATAATTGATAATGACACG GTGACAATTAATCAACCAATTGGAATCGTAAAATATCCTGGTGTTGCTAAAGGGTTATATGTTGCTTCTCAATCAG GGAAACCAGCACTCAGTGTAGTGGACATTCTAGAAAGGAATGTAAAAGAAAATAGCACATTAGTACAG GTGAAGATTCAATCTGGACGACCACATCAAATCCgcattcatctctccttcattGGGCACCCTTTGTTAg GTGATCCTCTCTATACTGTTGGCGGACAGCCAAAATGCTTGGATTTCGACTTAGTGGATGAGAGTTTTGCCAAAGATGG GGGTTATACGAGGCCTGCAAAACCAGTTCCTGGAGATTGTGGGTATTCTCTGCATGCACATAAATTGTTTCTCTCCCATCCAATAACTAACGAG TTAATCGAAATTAATGCGCCCCTTCCTTTCATCCTCCAAACACATGAAGAAACACCTATTGTGCAGCAAACAACTGCTTTAGATTGTTGA